The genomic window CTTCTGCTTTTAAGTTATGTAGTTTTCTTAAGGATCTTAATCGCTCACCGAAAGAGGACATAAAATCACACCAACTCTAAATAAGTATATCGACAGTGCGATTTAACTGAACACTAATGAATCTGCCAGTGCAATTTAATTGCACTAATTGAAACTACAAGAAAGGTGTTAGAGATAAAAAGTAACTACCAAGACCTGCAAATACAATCAACATATTCCTTTTTATTCTTTTAAAAAAACTGCCTGGTTTCTTGAGAAACCAAATCGAAAGGAGTTGATCTCTTAAACGCTTATCCACAAAAATTGAAAGCGAGGTGAACGTAGACAAACGGCATTTATCGCCACTCAACGAAAGGCTACTCTGTCCAATATTTTGATTATTTTTGTATACAAGCGTTCGTATTGTAATTTTATTATAGCGTATCCGGCATAAGACGTAAATGTTTATGCAATTTGGACACTGATTTTGCTGAACTACAAAAGGAGCTGATAGAAAATGAAAGCGGTGAGCTTGAAATCACCTCTTAAAATCGGTATGAAAAGTGTACCCATGGCAGAAATACGGAATGCGAATGAGGTTCTTATCAAAGTGAGGGCTTTAGGAATTTGCGGTTCAGATATTGGTGCTTTTAGGGGAAGTAACCGTTGGTAAGCTATCTGTCGCATTAGTAATCAATTATCGCCGGCGGCAGCCCTTTTTGTACATCATTATGGCTTATGTATGCTACCTACAGGTAAGTTACTCATCATTTTTTAGAGTCAGGATGAATGTAGTTAGTTGATCGCGTTCCTCTTCGGTAAGTTTTTCAGCAGCAAGCAAAAGGCGTTTTAATGAGGGATCAAGAGCTGCGGTTTCAACAGCGAAAAAATCCACTAAAGAAATTTCTAACGAGGTTGTTATTGCATCAAGGGTCTCTAAAGAACACTTTTTCTGACCATTCTCTATTCCCGAGATGAAGCTTTGAGCAACGCCAATTTGTTCTGCCAACCGACTAGCTGTTACTCCTTTGCACTTTCTTATTTCGCGAATTCTTCTGCCTATATTAATCATAATGCTATATCCTCCATAAATAAATCTTGTGTCATAAAAAAGATTACTTGAAATATCACCTTGAGGATATAAAAACAATTGACAATATAACTCATCGGTGATATATTTGAAAGGTAATAAAACCTGGGGGTGATAAAATGATGGAAAAAATTATCGAGCAAATCAAAGCTGAACGTATTCGAAAAAAAGTTACAATGGATGAACTCGCTATTGCAAGTGGTGTTAGTCAAAAACATATTAGCAATATTGAAAATTACAAAGTAAAGCCAACATTGGAAACGCTGGAAAAGTTGGCAAAATCATTGGGACTAGAAATCGGCGTTAGCTTAAAAGAAGTTGAGTTATTAGGCAACAGTAAAAAAAACACTCTAAAATTAGCAGCCTAAAATTAACTGATTATTAAGAAAAAGGAGGCTTTCTACTTTAAATAACATAAAGCGAGGTGAAAAGAGAAGCGCAATACGTCGGGTACGAAGTATTCCAGCCGCCAAGCAAAGGTTTACTTCATCATGGAATTTCATAATATTGTAATTTTATTATAACGTATCCGACACAAGACGTAAATGTTTATGAATTTTGGAATATGATTTTGAACTGAATTACAAAAGGAGTTGATAGAAAATGAAAGCGGTGAGTTTGAATTCACCTCTTAAAATCGGTATGAGAAGTGTGCCCATGGCAGAAAGACGGAATGCGAATGAGGTTCTTATCAAAGTGAGGGCTTTAGGAATTTGCGGTTCGGATATTGGTGCTTTTAGGGGAAGTAATCCGTTGGTAAGCTATCCAAGGATTCTTGGTCACGAAATTGGTGGCGAAGTGCTGGAGGTTGGCGAGAGCGCGTCAGGGATTGCTGTTGGGAACAAAGTTGTTGTCGAGCCTTATCTTCCTTGCCGAGAGTGTTATTCCTGCAGTATGGGACGAACTAATTGTTGTGAGCAGTTAAAAGTATTGGGTGT from Pelorhabdus rhamnosifermentans includes these protein-coding regions:
- a CDS encoding alcohol dehydrogenase catalytic domain-containing protein, which codes for MKAVSLKSPLKIGMKSVPMAEIRNANEVLIKVRALGICGSDIGAFRGSNRW
- a CDS encoding helix-turn-helix domain-containing protein, which gives rise to MINIGRRIREIRKCKGVTASRLAEQIGVAQSFISGIENGQKKCSLETLDAITTSLEISLVDFFAVETAALDPSLKRLLLAAEKLTEEERDQLTTFILTLKNDE
- a CDS encoding helix-turn-helix domain-containing protein; amino-acid sequence: MMEKIIEQIKAERIRKKVTMDELAIASGVSQKHISNIENYKVKPTLETLEKLAKSLGLEIGVSLKEVELLGNSKKNTLKLAA